One region of Primulina tabacum isolate GXHZ01 chromosome 1, ASM2559414v2, whole genome shotgun sequence genomic DNA includes:
- the LOC142543185 gene encoding uncharacterized protein LOC142543185, producing the protein MSQYSSSSTSSSTSENEVQVEVDDEDYDPGKELISNISKTISHAKRVILSNSECTCGSFTVFHQRDDAARRKCLSPLQKCTAAIRQLAYGVPADNLDEYLRIGESTAIKCLFKFCGYMVELFSDRYLRRPNADDVQRLLQMHDERHGFPGMLGKSPIFNNVLQGNAPEINFMVNETQYTKGYYLTDEIYPEWATFVKAFPFPEDSKRRLFKERQESARKDVERAFGVLQARWAIVRGPARYWYRKKLKYIMLACIILHDMIVEDGGIHVTNWYNDEGDEPAQPIQGSNRGFHEYLRTNSEIRDTHVHHQLRADLVEHIWSQYNNNP; encoded by the exons ATGTCTCAATATTCCAGTAGTTCAACCTCTAGCTCGACAAGTGAAAACGAAGTCCAAGTTGAAGTTGATGACGAAGATTATGATCCGGGGAAAGAGCTAAT ATCAAATATTTCGAAGACGATTTCGCATGCGAAGAGAGTTATTCTTTCGAATAGTGAATGCACTTGTGGATCGTTCACCGTATTTCATCAAAGGGACGATGCTGCGAGAAGAAAATGCTTGTCACCACTACAAAAATGCACAGCTGCAATTCGTCAATTGGCGTATGGAGTCCCGGCCGACAATCTTGACGAGTACCTACGCATTGGTGAATCAACTGCCATCAAGTGTCTTTTCAAGTTCTGCGGATATATGGTTGAACTATTTAGTGATCGATATTTGAGAAGGCCAAATGCTGATGATGTTCAACGTCTTCTTCAAATGCATGATGAAAGGCACGGGTTCCCTGGAATGTTGGGCA aatctcccatattcaaTAACGTCTTGCAAGGAAATGCACCAGAGATTAATTTTATGGTCAACGAGACTCAATATACGAAGGGGTATTATTTAACAGATGAAATATATCCGGAATGGGCCACTTTCGTTAAGGCTTTTCCTTTCCCGGAGGATTCAAAGAGGAGGCTTTTTAAGGAAAGACAAGAGTCTGCAAGAAAAGATGTTGAACGAGCATTTGGGGTGCTCCAAGCTCGATGGGCAATTGTCAGAGGTCCAGCTCGTTATTGGTACAGAAAAAAgttaaaatatattatgttagCATGCATTATTTTACATGACATGATTGTCGAAGATGGGGGGATTCACGTGACAAATTGGTACAACGATGAAGGTGACGAACCCGCACAACCCATCCAGGGCTCAAACCGAGGATTTCATGAATATCTCCGAACAAATTCCGAAATACGTGACACTCATGTGCATCACCAACTTCGTGCCGACTTAGTTGAACATATTTGGtcacaatacaacaacaatCCTTGA
- the LOC142548326 gene encoding uncharacterized protein LOC142548326 isoform X3: MTQPSETDRKEHAIKGTEVFVGGLPRTISEDKIRQEFSVCGEIVEIRLIKDQNGNLKGFCFVRFSTKEAAGRAVREKSGTLLDGKTIGVLPSIEHNALYFGNLNKAWSADEFEKLVLQVFPDVVSVDLPMVKDMQPGQKPRNRGFAFVRFSSHAAAARAQRVGSQPDFRLGNLHPAVQWAEEDPEIDPKELAKIKIAFVRNLPINADENFLKQTFEPFGKVEKVVVSKKGGIPVGFVHFIERSDLDRAVKEMNEKAIQGAGGGPMYKLQVEVARPMDKNKKRAREDSESNPVQGHPKVFKEEAIVAPSINPKCHVQNELLSPDPYEDAVIALPLAVKERLLRILRLGLATRFDIDVKTLYNLKKLPESTAISILDQFMLTGPGTQHKSAYLAALISRHLVDIVGLSPSLASWPKVGATSAKESSLLSFSHRLSPPAAASFPSHSTVGRSDSCAPRYLSSLYDYPLSSRAVTGRLEEKRPDFPLPTGAVAGRLEEKGSDFRLSSRSIPSGSQSFQIPKIVTSENKIRPHYEVPPSMSMAYGKIGSRIDEILPSFQAAPSSSTAQARLGLNLSSDITPSADRQGSRPRVRFDPFTGEPYKFDPFTGEPIFPGS; encoded by the exons ATGACCCAGCCATCCGAGACTGATCGCA AAGAGCATGCAATAAAAGGAACCGAAGTTTTTGTTGGTGGTTTGCCCCGAACCATTTCTGAAGACAAAATCCGTCAG GAATTTTCTGTGTGTGGTGAAATTGTGGAAATTCGCTTGATAAAGGATCAGAATGGCAATTTGAAG GGATTTTGCTTTGTGCGTTTTTCAACAAAAGAAGCTGCAGGTAGAGCTGTGAGAGAAAAATCTGGAACTTTG cttGACGGAAAGACTATTGGTGTCCTCCCATCAATTGAGCACAATGCTTTATACTTTGGAAACCTTAATAAAG CATGGAGTGCTGATGAGTTCGAAAAACTTGTGCTCCAG GTTTTCCCTGATGTGGTATCCGTTGACCTTCCTATGGTTAAAGACATGCAACCAGGTCAAAAGCCACGAAATCGTGGTTTTGCCTTCGTGAGATTCTCATCTCATGCT GCTGCAGCGCGTGCTCAACGAGTAGGTTCCCAACCAGATTTTCGTCTGGGTAATTTGCACCCAGCTGTTCAGTGGGCTGAGGAAGATCCTGAAATTGATCCAAAAGAGCTTGCCAAG atAAAAATAGCTTTTGTCAGAAACCTTCCCATCAATGCTGATGAGAATTTCTTGAAGCAAACATTTGAGCCTTTTGGCAAG GTTGAGAAAGTTGTGGTATCAAAAAAAGGTGGCATTCCAGTTGGGTTTGTTCATTTTATTGAGAGATCG GATCTTGACAGAGCTGTAAAAGAAATGAACGAGAAAGCAATTCAAGGAGCTGGGGGAGGCCCAATGTATAAACTTCAG GTTGAAGTTGCAAGACCTATGGACAAGAACAAGAAACGAGCACGTGAGGATTCTGAAAGTAATCCTGTCCAGGGTCATCCCAAAGTTTTTAAGGAGGAAGCAATTGTTGCTCCATCGATTAATCCTAAATGCCATGTCCAGAAT GAGTTGTTATCTCCTGATCCTTATGAGGATGCTGTTATAGCTTTGCCATTAGCTGTTAAAGAGCGCCTACTTCGAATCCTTCGACTTGGGCTTGCGACTCGATTTGAT ATTGATGTCAAAACTTTATACAATCTGAAGAAATTACCCGAGTCTACTGCTATTTCCATCCTTGACCAG TTCATGTTAACAGGACCAGGTACCCAACATAAGAGTGCATATCTTGCCGCACTGATTTCTAGA CACCTAGTTGACATAGTGGGATTGAGTCCAAGCTTGGCAAGTTGGCCAAAAGTTGGCGCAACTTCTGCGAAAGAATCGAGCCTCTTAAGCTTCTCCCACCGACTGTCTCCGCCAGCTGCTGCCTCTTTTCCTTCTCACTCAACCGTGGGCAG GTCTGATAGCTGTGCTCCACGTTACTTATCATCATTGTATGATTATCCCTTATCAAGCCGAGCAGTAACAGGACGATTGGAGGAGAAAAGGCCAGATTTTCCCTTACCAACCGGAGCTGTAGCAGGACGATTGGAGGAGAAAGGCTCGGATTTTCGTTTATCAAGCCGATCCATCCCATCTGGATCCCAAAGCTTCCAGATTCCAAAAATAGTAACTTCGGAAAACAAAATTCGTCCTCACTATGAGGTTCCCCCGAGCATGTCTATGGCATACGGAAAAATTGGATCAAGAATAGACGAAATTCTCCCTTCATTTCAGGCAGCACCCAGTTCATCTACAGCTCAAGCAAGACTTGGGTTAAATTTGAGTTCAGACATTACACCCAGTGCCGACCGGCAAGGATCTCGCCCTCGAGTAAGATTTGACCCATTTACTGGTGAGCCTTACAAATTCGATCCTTTCACCGGGGAACCAATTTTTCCTGGGAGTTGA
- the LOC142548326 gene encoding uncharacterized protein LOC142548326 isoform X1, with amino-acid sequence MTQPSETDRKEHAIKGTEVFVGGLPRTISEDKIRQEFSVCGEIVEIRLIKDQNGNLKGFCFVRFSTKEAAGRAVREKSGTLLDGKTIGVLPSIEHNALYFGNLNKAWSADEFEKLVLQVFPDVVSVDLPMVKDMQPGQKPRNRGFAFVRFSSHAAAARAQRVGSQPDFRLGNLHPAVQWAEEDPEIDPKELAKIKIAFVRNLPINADENFLKQTFEPFGKVEKVVVSKKGGIPVGFVHFIERSDLDRAVKEMNEKAIQGAGGGPMYKLQVEVARPMDKNKKRAREDSESNPVQGHPKVFKEEAIVAPSINPKCHVQNQELLSPDPYEDAVIALPLAVKERLLRILRLGLATRFDIDVKTLYNLKKLPESTAISILDQFMLTGPGTQHKSAYLAALISRHLVDIVGLSPSLASWPKVGATSAKESSLLSFSHRLSPPAAASFPSHSTVGRSDSCAPRYLSSLYDYPLSSRAVTGRLEEKRPDFPLPTGAVAGRLEEKGSDFRLSSRSIPSGSQSFQIPKIVTSENKIRPHYEVPPSMSMAYGKIGSRIDEILPSFQAAPSSSTAQARLGLNLSSDITPSADRQGSRPRVRFDPFTGEPYKFDPFTGEPIFPGS; translated from the exons ATGACCCAGCCATCCGAGACTGATCGCA AAGAGCATGCAATAAAAGGAACCGAAGTTTTTGTTGGTGGTTTGCCCCGAACCATTTCTGAAGACAAAATCCGTCAG GAATTTTCTGTGTGTGGTGAAATTGTGGAAATTCGCTTGATAAAGGATCAGAATGGCAATTTGAAG GGATTTTGCTTTGTGCGTTTTTCAACAAAAGAAGCTGCAGGTAGAGCTGTGAGAGAAAAATCTGGAACTTTG cttGACGGAAAGACTATTGGTGTCCTCCCATCAATTGAGCACAATGCTTTATACTTTGGAAACCTTAATAAAG CATGGAGTGCTGATGAGTTCGAAAAACTTGTGCTCCAG GTTTTCCCTGATGTGGTATCCGTTGACCTTCCTATGGTTAAAGACATGCAACCAGGTCAAAAGCCACGAAATCGTGGTTTTGCCTTCGTGAGATTCTCATCTCATGCT GCTGCAGCGCGTGCTCAACGAGTAGGTTCCCAACCAGATTTTCGTCTGGGTAATTTGCACCCAGCTGTTCAGTGGGCTGAGGAAGATCCTGAAATTGATCCAAAAGAGCTTGCCAAG atAAAAATAGCTTTTGTCAGAAACCTTCCCATCAATGCTGATGAGAATTTCTTGAAGCAAACATTTGAGCCTTTTGGCAAG GTTGAGAAAGTTGTGGTATCAAAAAAAGGTGGCATTCCAGTTGGGTTTGTTCATTTTATTGAGAGATCG GATCTTGACAGAGCTGTAAAAGAAATGAACGAGAAAGCAATTCAAGGAGCTGGGGGAGGCCCAATGTATAAACTTCAG GTTGAAGTTGCAAGACCTATGGACAAGAACAAGAAACGAGCACGTGAGGATTCTGAAAGTAATCCTGTCCAGGGTCATCCCAAAGTTTTTAAGGAGGAAGCAATTGTTGCTCCATCGATTAATCCTAAATGCCATGTCCAGAAT cAGGAGTTGTTATCTCCTGATCCTTATGAGGATGCTGTTATAGCTTTGCCATTAGCTGTTAAAGAGCGCCTACTTCGAATCCTTCGACTTGGGCTTGCGACTCGATTTGAT ATTGATGTCAAAACTTTATACAATCTGAAGAAATTACCCGAGTCTACTGCTATTTCCATCCTTGACCAG TTCATGTTAACAGGACCAGGTACCCAACATAAGAGTGCATATCTTGCCGCACTGATTTCTAGA CACCTAGTTGACATAGTGGGATTGAGTCCAAGCTTGGCAAGTTGGCCAAAAGTTGGCGCAACTTCTGCGAAAGAATCGAGCCTCTTAAGCTTCTCCCACCGACTGTCTCCGCCAGCTGCTGCCTCTTTTCCTTCTCACTCAACCGTGGGCAG GTCTGATAGCTGTGCTCCACGTTACTTATCATCATTGTATGATTATCCCTTATCAAGCCGAGCAGTAACAGGACGATTGGAGGAGAAAAGGCCAGATTTTCCCTTACCAACCGGAGCTGTAGCAGGACGATTGGAGGAGAAAGGCTCGGATTTTCGTTTATCAAGCCGATCCATCCCATCTGGATCCCAAAGCTTCCAGATTCCAAAAATAGTAACTTCGGAAAACAAAATTCGTCCTCACTATGAGGTTCCCCCGAGCATGTCTATGGCATACGGAAAAATTGGATCAAGAATAGACGAAATTCTCCCTTCATTTCAGGCAGCACCCAGTTCATCTACAGCTCAAGCAAGACTTGGGTTAAATTTGAGTTCAGACATTACACCCAGTGCCGACCGGCAAGGATCTCGCCCTCGAGTAAGATTTGACCCATTTACTGGTGAGCCTTACAAATTCGATCCTTTCACCGGGGAACCAATTTTTCCTGGGAGTTGA
- the LOC142548326 gene encoding uncharacterized protein LOC142548326 isoform X2, translating to MTQPSETDRKHAIKGTEVFVGGLPRTISEDKIRQEFSVCGEIVEIRLIKDQNGNLKGFCFVRFSTKEAAGRAVREKSGTLLDGKTIGVLPSIEHNALYFGNLNKAWSADEFEKLVLQVFPDVVSVDLPMVKDMQPGQKPRNRGFAFVRFSSHAAAARAQRVGSQPDFRLGNLHPAVQWAEEDPEIDPKELAKIKIAFVRNLPINADENFLKQTFEPFGKVEKVVVSKKGGIPVGFVHFIERSDLDRAVKEMNEKAIQGAGGGPMYKLQVEVARPMDKNKKRAREDSESNPVQGHPKVFKEEAIVAPSINPKCHVQNQELLSPDPYEDAVIALPLAVKERLLRILRLGLATRFDIDVKTLYNLKKLPESTAISILDQFMLTGPGTQHKSAYLAALISRHLVDIVGLSPSLASWPKVGATSAKESSLLSFSHRLSPPAAASFPSHSTVGRSDSCAPRYLSSLYDYPLSSRAVTGRLEEKRPDFPLPTGAVAGRLEEKGSDFRLSSRSIPSGSQSFQIPKIVTSENKIRPHYEVPPSMSMAYGKIGSRIDEILPSFQAAPSSSTAQARLGLNLSSDITPSADRQGSRPRVRFDPFTGEPYKFDPFTGEPIFPGS from the exons ATGACCCAGCCATCCGAGACTGATCGCA AGCATGCAATAAAAGGAACCGAAGTTTTTGTTGGTGGTTTGCCCCGAACCATTTCTGAAGACAAAATCCGTCAG GAATTTTCTGTGTGTGGTGAAATTGTGGAAATTCGCTTGATAAAGGATCAGAATGGCAATTTGAAG GGATTTTGCTTTGTGCGTTTTTCAACAAAAGAAGCTGCAGGTAGAGCTGTGAGAGAAAAATCTGGAACTTTG cttGACGGAAAGACTATTGGTGTCCTCCCATCAATTGAGCACAATGCTTTATACTTTGGAAACCTTAATAAAG CATGGAGTGCTGATGAGTTCGAAAAACTTGTGCTCCAG GTTTTCCCTGATGTGGTATCCGTTGACCTTCCTATGGTTAAAGACATGCAACCAGGTCAAAAGCCACGAAATCGTGGTTTTGCCTTCGTGAGATTCTCATCTCATGCT GCTGCAGCGCGTGCTCAACGAGTAGGTTCCCAACCAGATTTTCGTCTGGGTAATTTGCACCCAGCTGTTCAGTGGGCTGAGGAAGATCCTGAAATTGATCCAAAAGAGCTTGCCAAG atAAAAATAGCTTTTGTCAGAAACCTTCCCATCAATGCTGATGAGAATTTCTTGAAGCAAACATTTGAGCCTTTTGGCAAG GTTGAGAAAGTTGTGGTATCAAAAAAAGGTGGCATTCCAGTTGGGTTTGTTCATTTTATTGAGAGATCG GATCTTGACAGAGCTGTAAAAGAAATGAACGAGAAAGCAATTCAAGGAGCTGGGGGAGGCCCAATGTATAAACTTCAG GTTGAAGTTGCAAGACCTATGGACAAGAACAAGAAACGAGCACGTGAGGATTCTGAAAGTAATCCTGTCCAGGGTCATCCCAAAGTTTTTAAGGAGGAAGCAATTGTTGCTCCATCGATTAATCCTAAATGCCATGTCCAGAAT cAGGAGTTGTTATCTCCTGATCCTTATGAGGATGCTGTTATAGCTTTGCCATTAGCTGTTAAAGAGCGCCTACTTCGAATCCTTCGACTTGGGCTTGCGACTCGATTTGAT ATTGATGTCAAAACTTTATACAATCTGAAGAAATTACCCGAGTCTACTGCTATTTCCATCCTTGACCAG TTCATGTTAACAGGACCAGGTACCCAACATAAGAGTGCATATCTTGCCGCACTGATTTCTAGA CACCTAGTTGACATAGTGGGATTGAGTCCAAGCTTGGCAAGTTGGCCAAAAGTTGGCGCAACTTCTGCGAAAGAATCGAGCCTCTTAAGCTTCTCCCACCGACTGTCTCCGCCAGCTGCTGCCTCTTTTCCTTCTCACTCAACCGTGGGCAG GTCTGATAGCTGTGCTCCACGTTACTTATCATCATTGTATGATTATCCCTTATCAAGCCGAGCAGTAACAGGACGATTGGAGGAGAAAAGGCCAGATTTTCCCTTACCAACCGGAGCTGTAGCAGGACGATTGGAGGAGAAAGGCTCGGATTTTCGTTTATCAAGCCGATCCATCCCATCTGGATCCCAAAGCTTCCAGATTCCAAAAATAGTAACTTCGGAAAACAAAATTCGTCCTCACTATGAGGTTCCCCCGAGCATGTCTATGGCATACGGAAAAATTGGATCAAGAATAGACGAAATTCTCCCTTCATTTCAGGCAGCACCCAGTTCATCTACAGCTCAAGCAAGACTTGGGTTAAATTTGAGTTCAGACATTACACCCAGTGCCGACCGGCAAGGATCTCGCCCTCGAGTAAGATTTGACCCATTTACTGGTGAGCCTTACAAATTCGATCCTTTCACCGGGGAACCAATTTTTCCTGGGAGTTGA